The sequence below is a genomic window from Myxococcus guangdongensis.
TCGGTGGCCTTCTGGACGGCGACCTTCAGCCTGCGGACCGTGCGTGCCGCCAATTGGCGAAGCAGGGCTTTCACCTTGCTCCAGCACAGCTCAATGGGATTGAGGTCCGGGCTGTAGGGCGGCAGGTACAGCACGTCTGCCCCCGCTGCTCGGATGGCCTCCTTCACGCTCGTGGCGTGGTGTGCCCCCAGGTTGTCCATCACGACCAGGTCGCCGGGGCGTAGCGGACCTGTCCGGCATGTTCGGCTCCATGCTGGGTGGGCGCGCGGACGCCGAGCGCATGGCCCGCGGGCTGAGCGTGGCAATCCGCAAGGCTCTCCTCGAAGAAATGCAGCCCGGCGGCGCCATCTACAACTTCACGGCGCGAAGGAGGTGAGTGAAGTAGCCACCGTCTCTCTCAACACGCGAGCCGGGGCTC
It includes:
- a CDS encoding transposase, translating into MMDNLGAHHATSVKEAIRAAGADVLYLPPYSPDLNPIELCWSKVKALLRQLAARTVRRLKVAVQKATEAVSQRDAEGWFIHCGYSVPCD